The Carassius carassius chromosome 9, fCarCar2.1, whole genome shotgun sequence genome includes a region encoding these proteins:
- the LOC132149505 gene encoding PDZ domain-containing protein GIPC1-like, translating to MPLGLGRRKKASPLVENEEAEPIRAGLNVPGSGGLDGVRVSLGEGAAHEGLPPPPTSLRPRLIFHTQLAHGSPTGRIEGFSNVRELYAKIGEAFGIPPTEVMFCTLNTHKVDMDKLLGGQIGLEDFIFAHVKGQRKEVDVFKGEDALGLTITDNGAGYAFIKRIREGSIIHQIQVINVGDMIESINGQILIGCRHYEVAKMLKELPKGKTFVLKLVEPLKAFDMISQRSGSKSGSAQLGTGRGTLRLRSKGPATVEELPSAFEEKAIEKVDDLLESYMGIRDSELAATMVELGKDKKNPDEFAEALDETLGDFAFPDEFVFDVWGAIGDAKVGRV from the exons ATGCCACTTGGATTGGGCCGCAGAAAGAAGGCGTCTCCTCTGGTGGAGAATGAGGAGGCCGAGCCCATCCGGGCTGGTCTGAACGTCCCAGGGTCGGGTGGCCTTGATGGTGTCAGGGTCAGTTTGGGTGAAGGAGCTGCCCATGAGGGCTTACCACCTCCACCCACCAGCCTGCGCCCTCGCCTGATCTTCCACACCCAGCTGGCTCACGGCAGCCCCACGGGTCGCATCGAGGGCTTCAGCAATGTGCGTGAGCTATATGCCAAGATAGGAGAGGCCTTTGGGATTCCTCCAACAGAG GTGATGTTTTGCACACTGAATACTCACAAAGTAGACATGGACAAGCTTTTGGGTGGCCAGATCGGATTGGAGGACTTTATATTTGCTCATGTGAAGGGCCAGAGGAAAGAGGTGGATGTTTTTAAAGGAGAGGATGCACTGGGGCTCACCATCACTGACAATGGAGCTGGCTATGCTTTCATCAAA AGAATAAGAGAAGGCAGTATTATTCATCAGATCCAGGTCATCAACGTGGGTGACATGATCGAGTCAATCAACGGACAGATACTCATTGGCTGCCGCCATTATGAGGTTGCCAAGATGCTGAAGGAACTGCCCAAAGGGAAGACATTTGTCCTGAAGCTGGTGGAACCTTTGAAGGCATTTG ACATGATCAGTCAGCGGTCAGGAAGCAAGTCAGGCTCTGCACAGTTAGGAACGGGCAGAGGAACGCTGCGTCTGAGGTCTAAAGGGCCGGCCACCGTAGAGGAACTG CCGTCAGCATTTGAAGAAAAAGCTATCGAGAAAGTGGATGATCTGTTGGAGAGCTACATGGGCATTAGAGACAGTGAACTTG CTGCCACGATGGTGGAGCTCGGCAAGGACAAAAAGAACCCGGATGAGTTTGCTGAAGCTTTGGACGAGACTCTGGGTGATTTTGCATTTCCAGATGAGTTTGTGTTCGATGTGTGGGGTGCCATAGGCGATGCAAAGGTCGGTCGCGTGTAA
- the LOC132149504 gene encoding E3 ubiquitin-protein ligase TRIM39-like — protein sequence MSLRPRASSQPGGANTFPGLKNIRILRPRALTSHAGSPLEDELSCPVCCEIFTDPVVLKCSHSFCRLCLQQFWNKKAAKKECPVCRMKCSLTEPTMSLALKNVCDAIAQEQKGQASAKAGSYSANETSKPEALCATHGEGLKLFCQYDEEVLCCVCQTSKKHQGHSVCPLEEAANDLKDEMRQIVIPLKKSLRRLYESKQEYDDITVHIKNQGQQTEKQVHEEFNELRQFLLKEEAARIAVLAEEEETKKQRMKKKTDIIARDILTFSRAVIAIENEIANDDSLFLQNYKNVKMRAQIAFHEPEKVPNTLIDVAEHIASLKFRAWEKMQSLVEYTPVTLDPNTAYPCLSLSKSLTSVSNTGTMEELPNNLERFDHFDFVLGSKGFTSGCHSWEVDVGQNNDWVIGVVKASVARKGKISGCPDGGFWTIALSDGKYTAMTSPHTPLDLKGHLERVRVKIDYDAGEVSFFDSVGVTPVYMFNDHFTEAVFPFFCPGANINGNNPGPLKICPVRVAVWNSAFW from the exons ATGTCCTTGCGACCAAGGGCTTCCTCTCAACCTGGAGGAGCAAACACCTTTCCAGGCCTTAAAAACATCCGAATTCTGCGTCCAAGAGCTCTGACTTCTCACGCTGGGTCGCCTTTAGAGGATGAGCTCTCCTGTCCGGTTTGCTGCGAGATCTTCACCGATCCCGTGGTCCTAAAGTGCAGCCACAGCTTCTGCCGCCTCTGCCTTCAGCAATTCTGGAACAAGAAGGCGGCCAAGAAGGAATGTCCCGTGTGCAGGATGAAGTGTTCTCTGACGGAGCCCACCATGAGTCTGGCTTTGAAGAACGTTTGCGATGCCATTGCACAGGAGCAGAAAGGACAAGCGTCTGCGAAAGCAGGCTCATATTCAGCCAACGAGACGTCCAAACCAGAGGCTCTCTGTGCCACTCACGGGGAGGGACTCAAATTGTTCTGCCAATATGACGAAGAGGTTCTCTGCTGTGTTTGTCAAACATCCAAGAAACATCAAGGCCACAGTGTGTGTCCTTTGGAAGAAGCAGCAAATGATCTCAAG GACGAAATGCGGCAGATTGTCATCCCACTTAAGAAAAGTCTTCGACGCCTCTATGAGAGCAAACAGGAATATGATGACATAACTGTCCACATCAAG AACCAAGGGCAACAGACAGAGAAGCAAGTTCACGAGGAGTTTAACGAGCTTCGGCAATTTCTTCTGAAGGAGGAAGCTGCGAGGATTGCTGTTCTGGCAGAAGAAGAAGAGACAAAGAAACAGAGGATGAAGAAAAAAACGGACATAATTGCTCGTGATATACTCACCTTTTCTCGTGCTGTAATAGCCATTGAAAACGAGATTGCTAATGATGACAGCCTCTTTTTACAA AACTACAAGAATGTCAAAATGAG AGCTCAGATAGCATTTCATGAACCAGAAAAGGTCCCCAATACTCTAATTGACGTTGCGGAGCACATCGCCTCCCTGAAGTTCAGAGCGTGGGAAAAAATGCAGAGCCTGGTGGAATACA CTCCAGTGACGTTGGACCCCAACACAGCCTACCCCTGTTTGTCTCTTAGCAAGAGCCTGACGAGTGTGTCCAACACAGGGACGATGGAAGAGCTACCTAATAACCTGGAGCGCTTTGACCACTTTGATTTTGTACTGGGCTCCAAGGGTTTCACCTCAGGATGTCATTCCTGGGAGGTGGATGTGGGCCAAAATAATGACTGGGTAATCGGTGTGGTTAAAGCATCGGTAGCCAGGAAAGGCAAAATCTCAGGCTGTCCCGACGGTGGATTCTGGACCATCGCTCTCTCTGATGGGAAGTACACGGCCATGACCAGCCCCCACACCCCACTCGATCTGAAGGGCCACCTGGAAAGGGTTCGGGTGAAGATCGACTATGATGCTGGAGAGGTCAGCTTCTTTGACTCAGTGGGTGTCACACCTGTCTACATGTTTAATGATCATTTCACTGAGGCCGTGTTTCCTTTTTTCTGTCCGGGGGCAAATATAAATGGGAACAATCCTGGGCCGCTGAAGATCTGCCCCGTGAGAGTGGCAGTGTGGAACAGTGCCTTCTGGTGA